A window of Malania oleifera isolate guangnan ecotype guangnan chromosome 5, ASM2987363v1, whole genome shotgun sequence contains these coding sequences:
- the LOC131156616 gene encoding V-type proton ATPase subunit B 2 — MGVEKNNLMEEDTLAVGMEYRTVSGVAGPLVILDKVKGPKYKEIVNICLGDGSTRRGEVLEVDGEKAVVQVFEGTSGIDNKYTTVQFTGEVLKTPVSSDMLGRIFNGSGKPIDNGPPILPEAYLDISGSSINPSERTYPEEMIQTGISTIDVMNSIARGQKIPLFSAAGLPHNEIAAQICRQAGLVKRLEKSASLLEDGEEDNFAIVFAAMGVNMETAQFFKRDFEENGSMERVTLFLNLANDPTIERIITPRIALTTAEYLAYECGKHVLVILTDMSSYADALREVSAAREEVPGRRGYPGYMYTDLAQIYERAGRIEGRKGSITQIPILTMPNDDITHPTPDLTGYITEGQIYIDRQLYNRQIYPPINVLPSLSRLMKSAIGEGMTRRDHSDVSNQLYANYAIGKDVQAMKAVVGEEALSSEDLLYLEFLDKFERKFVAQGAYDTRNIFQSLDLAWTLLRIFPRELLHRIPGKTLDLFYSRDAAN; from the exons ATGGGTGTGGAAAAAAACAATTTAATGGAGGAGGACACGCTGGCGGTCGGCATGG AGTATAGAACTGTATCTGGAGTTGCTGGGCCGCTGGTTATTCTCGACAAAGTTAAG GGACCTAAATATAAAGAGATTGTAAATATTTGTCTGGGAGATGGATCAACTCGCCGTGGTGAAGTCTTGGAAGTGGATGGGGAAAAGGCCGTTGTGCAG GTTTTCGAAGGAACTTCTGGAATTGACAACAAATACACAACTGTGCAATTCACAGGAGAG GTTTTGAAAACTCCTGTCTCATCAGATATGCTTGGACGCATATTCAATGGTTCTGGGAAACCCATTGATAATGGTCCTCCGATCTTGCCTGAGGCTTACTTGGATATTTCTG GAAGTTCCATCAACCCTAGTGAGAGAACTTACCCTGAAGAGATGATTCAGACAGGGATTTCTACAATTGATGTGATGAATTCCATTGCTAGGGGACAAAAGATCCCTCTTTTCTCTGCTGCTGGTCTTCCCCACAATGAAATAGCAGCTCAGATATGTCGTCAAGCTGGTCTAGTAAAGCGGTTGGAGAAGTCCGCAAGTCTCCTCGAG GATGGAGAAGAGGACAATTTTGCCATTGTTTTTGCAGCTATGGGAGTAAACATGGAAACGGCACAATTTTTCAAACGTGATTTTGAGGAAAATGGTTCGATGGAAAGAGTGACCCTTTTTCTGAACCTg GCCAATGACCCTACAATTGAACGCATCATCACTCCTCGAATTGCTCTTACAACTGCGGAATATTTAGCATATGAATGTGGGAAGCACGTTCTTGTCATATTGACAGATATGAGCTCCTATGCAGATGCTCTTCGTGAG GTATCAGCTGCTCGTGAGGAAGTGCCAGGGAGGCGTGGGTATCCTGGGTATATGTATACAGATCTTGCACAAATTTATGAGCGTGCTGGACGTATTGAAGGACGAAAGGGTTCCATCACGCAAATCCCTATTTTAACTATGCCAAATGATG ATATCACGCATCCCACACCGGATCTTACGGGTTACATCACCGAGGGTCAGATATATATTGACAGACAGCTCTATAATCGGCAG ATATACCCACCGATTAATGTCCTCCCATCGCTGTCTCGATTAATGAAG AGTGCCATTGGGGAGGGAATGACTCGCCGTGATCACTCTGATGTGTCCAACCAG CTTTATGCAAATTATGCTATTGGGAAGGATGTCCAGGCAATGAAAGCTGTTGTGGGAGAAGAAGCACTTTCTTCTGAGGACCTG CTATATCTAGAGTTTTTAGACAAATTTGAGAGGAAGTTTGTCGCCCAAGGAGCCTATGACACCCGCAACATCTTCCAATCGCTCGATTTGGCGTGGACACTGCTTCGAATCTTCCCACGGGAGCTTCT